The following are from one region of the Methanospirillum hungatei genome:
- a CDS encoding tetratricopeptide repeat protein, with protein sequence MNTRKAYTAATVIRDIQRGRPEKALKSLEKLFRDSPDNPALWNLKGIALGMLGEHEESLGCYERVLASDPSPAVYWNNKGLALQNLERYAEAEKMYLQALEREPESLEARYNLANTLQSLGRYEEALTYYEKVLDFRPDHILTMLNMGNALAALKQYDRAIATYLEILEICPEYPDAAYNIGHTYEEQGNQIQAADWYRRTLAIDPNYHHAKEQLTQLKG encoded by the coding sequence ATGAACACGAGAAAAGCGTACACGGCAGCAACAGTTATTAGGGACATTCAACGGGGAAGGCCTGAAAAGGCACTCAAATCCCTTGAAAAACTCTTCCGGGACTCCCCAGACAATCCTGCGCTCTGGAACCTGAAAGGGATTGCATTAGGAATGCTTGGGGAGCATGAAGAATCCCTTGGATGTTATGAACGGGTTCTTGCATCAGATCCATCTCCAGCTGTTTACTGGAACAATAAAGGACTTGCTCTTCAAAACTTAGAAAGATACGCAGAAGCAGAAAAAATGTATTTGCAGGCATTGGAAAGGGAGCCTGAGTCTTTAGAAGCGAGATATAACCTGGCAAACACTCTTCAGTCATTAGGAAGATATGAAGAAGCACTTACCTATTATGAAAAAGTTTTGGATTTCCGCCCAGATCATATTCTGACCATGTTGAACATGGGTAATGCTCTTGCAGCATTAAAACAGTATGACAGAGCAATTGCTACTTACCTAGAAATTTTAGAGATCTGTCCGGAATATCCTGATGCTGCATATAACATCGGGCATACCTATGAAGAACAAGGAAACCAGATACAAGCTGCTGATTGGTATAGGCGTACCTTGGCGATTGATCCGAATTACCATCATGCAAAAGAGCAACTTACGCAACTAAAAGGATAA
- a CDS encoding endonuclease III domain-containing protein translates to MRNWTGTDLISFYQVLHDTYGHQHWWPSDSAFETIIGAILAQNVSWNGAFQAVCALSEAHLLDPHSLYNAGPSLIAPLIRSSRYYNQKANKIMNFLEWFLSSCKGEIAKMMAIPTERARDELLTISGFGPETVDSILLYALEKPIFVVDAYTRRIGSRQGWFKQTATYAQMQEYFMDRLSPDVALYNDFHAQIVNLGNKVCKKNPLCDTCPVRIGSGLPGCIHGKNQQTIQSPEII, encoded by the coding sequence ATGAGAAACTGGACAGGAACAGATCTAATTAGTTTTTACCAGGTATTACACGATACATATGGTCACCAACACTGGTGGCCGTCAGACTCGGCATTTGAAACCATAATTGGCGCAATATTAGCCCAAAATGTATCCTGGAATGGTGCCTTTCAGGCAGTCTGTGCATTATCTGAGGCACATTTGTTAGATCCTCACTCATTGTATAATGCTGGCCCGTCACTTATCGCTCCTTTGATCCGTTCATCCAGATACTACAATCAAAAAGCCAATAAAATAATGAATTTCCTGGAGTGGTTTCTAAGTTCCTGTAAAGGTGAGATAGCAAAGATGATGGCTATTCCAACAGAAAGGGCTAGAGATGAACTTTTGACAATATCAGGATTTGGACCTGAAACTGTTGATTCTATTCTCCTGTATGCACTTGAAAAACCGATATTCGTTGTTGATGCCTATACTCGCCGGATTGGATCACGTCAGGGATGGTTTAAACAGACAGCAACCTATGCACAGATGCAGGAATACTTCATGGATCGCCTCTCTCCGGATGTCGCTTTGTATAATGATTTTCATGCTCAGATAGTCAACCTAGGAAATAAGGTCTGCAAAAAAAATCCGCTCTGTGATACCTGCCCAGTTCGGATAGGTTCTGGTCTTCCTGGATGTATACATGGAAAAAACCAACAGACTATCCAATCTCCGGAGATAATATGA
- a CDS encoding energy-coupling factor transporter transmembrane component T family protein, translating into MIEDLFDLEQVTSQKSVIHSLDARVKIIVCCAAIVGLVAVPYSLIVYEVAAILFGLFLVLWALSRLSPMVYFRRLLLALPFGFMLCGFQIFFKNRYYTEYHPIIELPFGVTIFSESVEFASILLIKFLVCYSFIVLLSSTSSLQDLLEAAGRLKVPPELILALGMMIRYLFVFGIIYRRVTDALKTRLFDPFDHRLPYRYRIVNMGYMMGSMFIRSLEQGERTYASMLCRGYGRDSYIYIRNKPLLSADIVFLGICLLIIILAPLICWFDPIQMFCFLPR; encoded by the coding sequence ATGATCGAGGATTTATTTGATCTTGAACAGGTAACATCCCAAAAAAGTGTCATACATTCCCTGGATGCACGGGTAAAAATCATCGTATGTTGTGCTGCTATTGTTGGCCTTGTTGCTGTCCCATATTCTCTTATTGTATACGAAGTCGCAGCAATATTATTTGGTCTGTTTTTGGTACTCTGGGCTCTTTCAAGACTCTCTCCGATGGTATATTTCCGAAGACTTCTGCTCGCTTTACCATTTGGCTTTATGCTATGCGGCTTTCAAATTTTTTTTAAGAACCGGTACTATACAGAATACCACCCAATCATCGAACTACCCTTTGGAGTTACGATTTTTTCAGAATCGGTTGAATTCGCTTCAATATTATTGATCAAATTTCTTGTATGCTACTCTTTTATTGTTCTTTTGTCTTCAACCTCTTCCCTACAGGATCTTCTCGAAGCGGCAGGAAGATTAAAAGTTCCTCCAGAACTCATCCTGGCCCTCGGAATGATGATCAGGTACTTGTTTGTGTTTGGAATCATCTACAGAAGAGTAACAGATGCCTTAAAAACCCGTCTTTTTGATCCTTTTGATCACCGCTTGCCATACAGATACCGGATTGTGAACATGGGTTATATGATGGGTTCGATGTTTATACGGTCACTTGAGCAGGGAGAGAGGACATATGCCAGTATGCTTTGCCGGGGATATGGACGGGACAGTTATATATATATTCGAAATAAACCCTTATTGTCTGCAGATATCGTTTTTCTTGGCATTTGCCTGCTTATTATCATACTTGCTCCATTGATCTGCTGGTTTGATCCGATTCAGATGTTCTGCTTTCTTCCAAGATAG
- a CDS encoding PDGLE domain-containing protein, protein MMNNKTFILVGILLALAIGIVAVFFASGDPDGLESTALVVSGQKDLTGQAPEEGDPEVIGTGSFSYDSPMPDYSLGEDMGLSGGIVAIIAGIFITLLVVMGASYILRVSKEGT, encoded by the coding sequence ATGATGAACAATAAGACCTTTATTCTGGTTGGTATCCTTCTTGCTCTGGCTATTGGAATTGTTGCGGTATTTTTTGCATCCGGAGATCCGGACGGACTAGAAAGTACTGCTCTTGTTGTATCCGGACAAAAGGATCTGACCGGACAGGCACCAGAGGAAGGAGATCCTGAAGTAATAGGGACCGGTTCATTTTCTTATGATTCTCCAATGCCAGATTATTCACTTGGTGAGGACATGGGATTATCAGGCGGTATTGTTGCTATTATCGCAGGTATATTCATTACTCTCCTTGTTGTGATGGGCGCTTCTTACATTTTGAGAGTAAGTAAAGAAGGAACATAA
- a CDS encoding response regulator, which produces MPPHVLIVDDEPALNELFVIGLNKYGFKTEGVLGGQECLELLNTEYRPDLILLDMMMEPMDGWETLNRLKRIQDVKNIPVIMQTGKNLTYREAEQYSYCIEDYVMKPITPKRCIDHITNALDKVQKIEEIILQGLRAGYPEEKIRRLATIYRIIYVARKLQSILEERYGHHNPAEESETYGPEDYAKFLLKLQQEYDDLQKDINFTLFGTNLKNM; this is translated from the coding sequence ATGCCCCCACATGTTCTTATCGTTGATGATGAACCCGCTTTAAATGAGTTATTTGTAATTGGTCTCAATAAATACGGGTTTAAAACCGAAGGTGTTCTTGGAGGGCAGGAGTGTCTTGAACTCTTAAACACTGAATACCGGCCTGACCTTATTCTTCTCGATATGATGATGGAACCAATGGATGGGTGGGAGACACTAAACCGGTTGAAAAGAATTCAGGACGTTAAAAATATCCCGGTCATAATGCAAACCGGTAAAAACCTTACCTACCGGGAAGCAGAACAATACTCCTATTGCATCGAAGATTATGTGATGAAACCCATCACTCCAAAACGATGTATTGATCATATAACAAATGCTTTGGATAAAGTTCAGAAGATTGAAGAGATAATACTGCAGGGTCTTCGTGCAGGATACCCGGAAGAGAAGATACGGCGACTGGCAACAATATATCGGATCATCTATGTTGCAAGAAAACTTCAGAGTATTCTTGAAGAACGGTATGGACATCATAACCCGGCTGAAGAGAGTGAAACGTATGGTCCAGAGGATTATGCAAAATTTCTACTTAAACTGCAGCAGGAGTATGATGATTTACAAAAAGATATTAATTTCACTTTGTTCGGCACCAATCTGAAAAATATGTGA
- the cbiM gene encoding cobalt transporter CbiM, with product MHIPDAFIPLPQAAVYWIIALVFLALAIKWARSELNEDKIPLIAVLAAGIFALQSFNLPVSMGTSGHLVGGALAAIVLGSPFAAVFILTLVLIIQGFIFGDGGITVMGANILNMGVIGGFVGYYSFQGLQKILKNGYISSAVAAWLACLVPALACAVEMSIAGTFPLVPGLVAMGIYHAIIGVIEGVVTAVIIYVLAMARPDLVDSSIGVASA from the coding sequence ATGCACATACCAGACGCATTTATTCCTCTCCCACAAGCAGCAGTGTATTGGATTATTGCATTAGTGTTCCTAGCATTAGCGATCAAGTGGGCCCGTTCAGAGTTAAATGAAGATAAAATCCCATTGATTGCAGTTCTTGCAGCCGGAATTTTTGCTCTTCAGAGTTTTAATCTTCCGGTATCTATGGGAACTAGTGGGCATCTCGTTGGGGGGGCACTTGCGGCAATCGTTCTTGGATCACCATTTGCAGCCGTTTTTATCCTGACCCTTGTACTCATTATCCAGGGATTTATTTTTGGAGACGGGGGGATTACAGTTATGGGGGCGAATATTCTGAATATGGGAGTCATTGGAGGATTTGTCGGGTATTATTCATTCCAGGGATTACAAAAAATTTTAAAGAATGGATACATCTCAAGTGCTGTTGCGGCATGGCTGGCCTGTCTTGTTCCTGCTCTAGCATGTGCGGTTGAGATGTCAATTGCCGGAACATTCCCCCTTGTCCCTGGACTTGTTGCAATGGGTATATACCACGCAATTATCGGCGTAATAGAGGGCGTTGTTACTGCTGTAATCATCTATGTACTGGCAATGGCCCGTCCTGATCTGGTTGACTCATCCATTGGAGTTGCTTCAGCATGA
- a CDS encoding aminotransferase class I/II-fold pyridoxal phosphate-dependent enzyme: MKISEFQLERYLALHEFSAPFLLCTSDSETMTIRELLSLKPGADEEFHNLGLGYTESQGNPALRKEIANLYTSLNSDQIVVSAGAEEAIFLLMNILLSPGDHVIVQAPAYQSLYEVANAIGCAVSRWELKENGSGWVSDIEELKRLIRPDTKAIVVNSPHNPTGHLFTHGEWNDLNKIIRETSIRLISDEVYRGLEHAREVQLSAAADEHPRNISIGVMSKAFGLAGLRIGWIATHDKEVVRRFLAMKDYTTICSSAPSEFLATLALQNKDVILQKNLAIVHQNLHLLSDFFKKFSHVMTWSAPIAGSTPFPRIINGMSAQKFCDEVREIIGVLLLPGSVFGVDGSYVRFGYGRSDMHQSLNKLVQYLQEK; the protein is encoded by the coding sequence ATGAAAATTTCTGAATTTCAACTTGAACGTTATCTTGCACTCCATGAATTTTCAGCTCCATTTCTTCTTTGTACATCAGATAGTGAAACGATGACAATTCGAGAACTATTATCACTTAAACCTGGAGCGGATGAAGAATTTCATAATCTTGGGCTTGGTTATACCGAGTCACAAGGAAATCCTGCACTCCGGAAGGAGATAGCAAACCTCTATACCTCCCTCAATTCTGACCAGATTGTTGTCTCTGCAGGAGCTGAAGAAGCAATTTTCCTTCTTATGAATATTCTTCTCTCTCCCGGTGATCATGTCATTGTCCAGGCCCCGGCATATCAGTCATTGTATGAAGTTGCAAATGCAATTGGTTGTGCGGTATCGCGATGGGAATTAAAAGAGAACGGTTCAGGGTGGGTATCTGACATTGAAGAGTTAAAAAGACTCATCCGACCTGATACGAAAGCAATTGTTGTAAACTCTCCGCATAATCCAACAGGACATCTCTTTACTCATGGCGAGTGGAATGATCTGAATAAGATCATACGCGAGACTTCAATCCGGCTCATATCAGATGAAGTATATCGTGGACTTGAGCACGCCAGAGAAGTTCAGCTTTCAGCAGCAGCAGATGAGCACCCGAGGAACATTTCCATTGGTGTTATGTCCAAGGCATTTGGTCTTGCAGGGCTTCGAATCGGGTGGATTGCAACCCATGACAAGGAGGTTGTCAGACGGTTTCTGGCGATGAAAGATTATACTACGATTTGTTCATCTGCACCATCAGAATTTCTTGCAACACTTGCTCTTCAAAATAAAGATGTAATTCTGCAAAAAAACCTCGCAATAGTGCATCAGAACCTACACCTTCTCTCAGACTTTTTTAAAAAATTTTCACATGTAATGACCTGGTCAGCTCCGATTGCAGGATCTACACCCTTTCCACGGATTATTAATGGTATGTCTGCACAAAAATTCTGTGATGAAGTCAGAGAGATTATTGGGGTGCTGCTTTTACCCGGTTCCGTATTCGGTGTGGATGGTTCATATGTCAGGTTTGGATATGGCAGGTCAGATATGCACCAGTCATTAAACAAACTGGTTCAGTATCTCCAAGAGAAATGA
- a CDS encoding ATP-binding cassette domain-containing protein: MHIIETQQLGHTYKGNIDALKNISFIAPRNTRIAIIGPNGAGKSTLFKHFNGVLKPTTGKVLIRGEPITKENIREVRRTVGLVFQNPDDQIFSPTVEQDVAFGPTNMGLDEEAVKHRVHEALSTVGLLDYRTRVPHHLSGGEKKRVAIAGIIAMEPQVLVLDEPTAGLDPQGVRDIVKFIKNFSVQYGMTVIFSTHSISLVAELADYIYVMNAGTFVAEGTVPEVFSQPELLASVRLDIPVLPKLITSLQSQGVPIEMGYTYQEAEQAFLKAFGKMS, encoded by the coding sequence ATGCATATTATCGAGACGCAACAGTTAGGTCATACATATAAGGGCAACATTGATGCTCTAAAAAATATTTCCTTTATTGCTCCCCGAAATACCAGGATTGCAATAATTGGACCGAATGGTGCTGGAAAAAGTACCTTGTTTAAGCATTTTAACGGTGTCTTAAAGCCAACAACCGGAAAAGTCCTGATCAGAGGAGAACCAATAACAAAAGAAAATATCAGGGAAGTCAGAAGGACAGTTGGGCTTGTATTTCAAAATCCTGATGATCAGATTTTTTCTCCTACGGTTGAACAGGATGTGGCATTTGGACCGACCAATATGGGACTGGATGAAGAAGCAGTAAAGCATCGGGTTCATGAAGCGTTAAGTACTGTCGGTCTGCTTGACTACCGGACAAGAGTCCCTCATCATCTTTCAGGTGGTGAAAAAAAGCGTGTTGCAATTGCTGGCATTATAGCCATGGAACCACAGGTTCTTGTACTTGATGAACCAACTGCAGGGCTTGATCCCCAGGGAGTCAGAGATATTGTAAAATTCATAAAAAATTTTTCTGTTCAGTATGGGATGACGGTTATTTTTTCGACCCACAGCATATCACTTGTAGCAGAACTTGCTGATTACATATATGTTATGAATGCCGGAACGTTTGTCGCTGAAGGGACAGTTCCAGAGGTTTTCTCACAGCCCGAACTCCTTGCAAGTGTTCGTCTGGATATCCCTGTTCTCCCAAAACTCATCACATCACTCCAGTCCCAGGGTGTTCCAATAGAGATGGGGTATACATACCAGGAAGCAGAACAGGCATTTTTGAAAGCATTTGGAAAGATGTCATGA
- a CDS encoding DUF7544 domain-containing protein produces MSEYLAVLAIVPALRHTKQIFWPIKTGQILRLLIISFFIGAWITSPIPQDYSYADIPYLSALNGTDVITEETGRISMVMTGILFILLVYALLSSIFQFIFVDYLSAETLRILPSLKMRIGMGLRLMTFYLSIILIIGLCAAGAIIGIAMPVLIENPDNQTMFFVALIYTLTGLLILILPVWVLTIITTDFVVPVMMVHLCGIIQGWTILLREFSGRWDEVGIYLLIKISIDLIVGIILGVMLVLVMHLLGFPVMLIIPGLSTSTGYSLFEAIIPFLIMAVITLFVMTPVVTFLRYYALIFLELLSETYTLLPEVYQCRR; encoded by the coding sequence ATGAGTGAGTACCTTGCAGTCCTGGCAATTGTTCCTGCTCTTCGACATACGAAACAAATTTTTTGGCCCATAAAAACAGGGCAGATCCTTCGTCTCCTAATCATCTCATTTTTCATTGGTGCCTGGATAACAAGCCCGATACCCCAGGATTATTCATATGCTGACATTCCATATCTTTCAGCACTTAACGGGACTGATGTGATAACTGAAGAAACCGGACGGATTTCCATGGTAATGACAGGGATACTCTTTATCCTGCTTGTGTATGCCTTACTCAGCTCAATTTTCCAATTTATCTTTGTCGATTATCTCTCTGCAGAAACATTACGAATTTTGCCTTCATTAAAGATGCGGATCGGAATGGGATTAAGGCTAATGACTTTTTATCTTAGTATTATTCTCATCATCGGTCTATGTGCAGCTGGTGCAATAATTGGAATTGCAATGCCTGTTCTTATTGAGAATCCTGATAATCAGACCATGTTTTTTGTTGCACTGATATACACCCTTACCGGGCTTTTGATATTGATACTTCCGGTGTGGGTACTCACCATTATAACAACCGACTTTGTTGTTCCGGTTATGATGGTGCATTTATGTGGGATTATTCAGGGCTGGACCATCCTGCTCCGTGAATTTTCAGGAAGATGGGACGAAGTGGGTATTTACCTCCTGATAAAGATTAGTATCGATTTAATCGTAGGGATAATCCTTGGAGTAATGCTTGTGTTGGTAATGCATCTGTTGGGATTTCCTGTAATGCTAATTATTCCCGGTCTATCTACATCCACCGGATATTCATTGTTCGAAGCCATTATCCCTTTTCTTATAATGGCTGTAATCACTCTATTCGTTATGACACCAGTGGTTACCTTTCTTCGATATTACGCTCTCATTTTTTTGGAATTACTCTCTGAAACCTATACATTACTTCCTGAAGTATACCAATGCAGGAGATGA